The following proteins come from a genomic window of Daphnia carinata strain CSIRO-1 chromosome 8, CSIRO_AGI_Dcar_HiC_V3, whole genome shotgun sequence:
- the LOC130703609 gene encoding uncharacterized protein LOC130703609, protein MAVAGLEIQRKANSLFSAFFSKQVISTEVIKYQDGTDDNSVALIMSILRADAEKLKIPFKLYATQFVIQGVNALIGKHFDLKGNFFYAITTKLAGQGEIHSQKIQDVVNNQPAVTPFQVIVKLEKIGVVSIILYFQSCSECSEKLSAWVDSLFALACSPPNPEESDLLHYLLTIIIHIGFGDLSADLQRNISGQTIKIAVSLLNDLTRRMWDFLWEFPGKEIHAFDFLVDSQQVMFCQPTSLRRCYLEQLSFIISYKPEIKPITAIKSQHEWTFFKSPKNVANLITQLLIPLEVENVLKKIDEILNRYEINWKNLLLIISAVQVCYPTGNQHLKTLINSLMQRALENLQMELLLASFLLARQINAEHTSSPHYGTWFSSITSSSTTPKQFAFLLKFLSNIVRHEPSWILYAHRSNPPFIPMMENCRVLWTDYAALVRTRLEDLRLKQTDQIIEEDATVVKEVATAIAAFEKSGRISNAVIEAAIFRKPYFINKFLPILLKPRRVPNPPDALEELVEELKKSGKLPGPHYEAYRAACQQLQKEIPENEPMDWQMSDEKPNYEILMNHVIRCKDERQQSLLIEQLDGILGSLLSHTDSSTTVIDFNPNADEVATRNGVAYKIAKHWIQSIQTSCFAPSEPDWMNRYFLLFCRYPKFVESLYLHTREFIHNCTEDNDMARCYGIVILLLCRNSHIVLPVHYRSFNGTFVELLMREDQLILDRKESIGFYLRLLYYTVMAAKLRKELANVRVASSLYIWLCRRIMHSSKISEFQKFLGLSKDMELLKEAELPARTWLRLEMAVVADKDVLSWSERSGYLHFVLKTEYQDVPATELSLLILDAIMKSILHNPVAHADCAKDLLLLLQYLLFNEQPSSESPAWLIDYWLQLRHEQGKDVDQLMWSIVCTLPPYLLSRSSLHQPIQDTSLKALASLIENEWRNTVTSGSAWLPKYIASHLLRALEGAFADIPCLRFSTQVHRIHDNKFVTDAWASLDKALDVFHPLTYDLDNDETINWSGVAEVDFLASQMMTLVAVSWCTKGDTDKWPGFIERICPKISSNPGLLNAWKMPYWTGEDSKLPWMQILPTCMLNLLPFVILRVLISWSDILLPTTPDYLDALVTAHNQWTQVTHSFIDAVMGHENQSNYPVGQILDFRTLGRMASDVEQILVRAPIRSLKLLQQYSCFRAMEADYQVLVRKRCS, encoded by the exons ATGGCCGTGGCAGGCTTAGAAATACAGAGAAAGGCCAATAGCTTATTTAGTGCCTTTTTCAGCAAACAAGTAATCTCTACAGAG GTTATCAAATATCAAGATGGAACGGACGATAATTCTGTGGCACTGATTATGTCGATTCTTCGAGCAGATgctgaaaaattgaaaattcctttcaaGTTGTATGCAACACAGTTTGTGATACAGGGTGTCAATGCTTTGATTGGCAAGCATTTCGATCTTAAAGGCAATTTCTTTTATGCCATTACAACAAAGCTTGCTGGTCAAGGAGAAATCCACAGTCAGAAAATCCAAGATGTAGTTAACAACCAACCTGCCGTCACACCATTTCAGGTGATagtgaaattggaaaaaattgGAGTAGTTTCCATAATCCTTTACTTTCAAAGTTGTTCTGAGTGTTCTGAAAAGCTATCAGCATGGGTTGATTCACTCTTTGCATTGGCATGCAGTCCACCAAACCCAGAGGAATCAGATCTATTACATTACCTATTGACCATCATTATCCACATTGGGTTTGGTGACTTATCTGCCGATCTGCAAAGAAACATCAGCGGCCAAACTATTAAGATTGCAGTGTCATTGCTTAATGATTTAACAAGACGAATGTGGGATTTCTTGTGGGAGTTTCCcggaaaagaaattcatgctTTTGATTTTCTGGTTGACTCTCAACAAGTTATGTTCTGTCAACCCACATCACTCCGAAGATGCTATCTTGAGCAACTGTCCTTCATAATAAGCTACAAACCAGAGATAAAACCCATAACAGCCATCAAATCGCAACATGAATggactttttttaaaagcccCAAAAATGTTGCCAATTTAATTACTCAG CTTTTGATTCCTCTGGAAGTAGAAAACGTTCTCAAGAAAATTGATGAAATTCTAAACCGATACGAGATCAATTGGAAAAATTTGCTACTCATAATTTCAGCCGTCCAAGTGTGTTACCCTACTGGAAATCAACACTTGAAAA CTCTCATTAATAGTTTGATGCAACGAGCGTTGGAGAATTTGCAGATGGAATTGCTTTTggcctcttttcttcttgcaaGGCAAATTAATGCAGAACACACTAGTAGCCCACATTATGGCACTTGGTTTTCGTCGATAACATCATCGTCAACTACGCCTAAGCAATTTGCCTTCTTGCTGAAATTTTTGTCGAACATTGTTCGGCACGAACCATCATGGATTCTTTATGCCCATAGAAGTAACCCTCCTTTTATTCCTATG ATGGAAAACTGTCGGGTACTTTGGACAGATTACGCGGCTTTAGTCCGGACCCGCTTGGAAGATTTGAGATTAAAACAGACAG atCAAATTATTGAAGAAGATGCTACTGTGGTTAAGGAAGTGGCAACCGCCATAGCTGCATTTGAAAAGAGTGGGCGAATATCTAACGCAGTCATTGAGGCTGCCATATTTCGTAAACCGTATTTTATCAATAAATTCCTACCCATACTACTCAAACCGAG ACGAGTACCAAACCCACCGGATGCACTAGAGGAGCTCGTGGAAGAGTTGAAGAAATCAGGCAAATTACCTGGACCTCATTACGAAGCCTACCGTGCTGCTTGTCAAcaattacaaaaagaaataccagAAAATGAACCCATGGATTGGCAGATGTCTGACGAGAAACCGAATTATGAGATTCTCATGAATCACGTTATTCGTTGCAAAGATGAACGTCAGCAGTCCCTACTTATTGAACAGTTAGACGGTATCCTAGGATCACTTCTTTCCCACACAGATTCCAGCACAACCGTAATCGACTTCAATCCTAATGCTGATGAAGTCGCAACAAGAAATGGAGTGGCTTACAAG ATTGCGAAGCATTGGATACAGTCTATCCAAACGTCATGCTTTGCACCCAGTGAACCTGATTGGATGAATCGATACTTCCTGCTCTTTTGCCGGTACCCTAAATTTGTCGAATCACTTTATCTTCATACGAGGGAATTTATTCACAATTGTACTGAAGATAACGACATG GCCCGTTGCTATGGCATCGTTATCCTTCTACTTTGTCGCAATAGTCATATTGTCCTACCTGTTCATTACCGATCCTTTAATGGAACTTTTGTCGAACTACTGATGAGAGAGGATCAACTAATTTTGGATAGAAAAGAATCTATAGGTTTTTATTTACGATTACTCTACTACACCGTGATGGCGGCAAAACTTCGGAAAGAACTGGCGAACGTACGCGTGGCGTCTTCGCTGTACATTTGGCTCTGTCGCAGAATAATGCACAGCTCAAAGATTAGTGAATTTCAAAAGTTTTTGGGATTGAGCAAAGACATGGAACTTCTTAAAGAAGCAGAA TTACCTGCAAGAACGTGGCTTCGGCTCGAGATGGCTGTGGTAGCGGACAAAGACGTATTGTCGTGGTCCGAGCGATCTGGATATTTACactttgttttaaaaacagaatacCAAGATGTTCCTGCGACGGAATTATCCCTTCTTATTCTCGATGCCATAATGAAGAGCATACTTCACAACCCGGTTGCCCATGCTGACTGCGCAAAagatcttcttcttttgctacAATATCTCTTGTTTAATGAGCAACCTTCTTCTGAATCACCTGCCTGGCTCATCGACTATTGGTTACAACTTCGCCATGAGCAAGGAAAGGACGTCGATCAGCTTATGTGGAGTATTGTTTGTACTCTGCCACCTTATCTCCTCAGCAGAAGCAGTTTACATCAGCCCATCCAAGATACGTCTTTGAAAGCACTTGCCAGTTTGATTGAAAACGAATGGCGAAACACTGTGACCTCTGGATCAGCTTGGTTGCCAAAATATATAGCAAGTCATCTGCTTCGCGCACTGGAAGGCGCTTTCGCCGACATACCATGTCTTCGTTTTTCGACCCAG GTTCATCGCATTCATGATAACAAATTTGTCACGGATGCATGGGCATCTCTGGATAAGGCATTGGATGTTTTTCATCCTTTAACGTACGACTTGGACAATGACGAAACCATTAACTGGAGTGGCGTAGCGGAAGTGGACTTTCTCGCTAGCCAGATGATGACACTGGTTGCTGTTAGCTGGTGCACAAAAGGAGATACTGACAAATGGCCTGGGTTCATCGAACGGATTTGTCCGAAAATATCTTCGAATCCGGGTTTGCTGAATGCTTGGAAAATGCCATATTGGACAGGAGAGGACAGCAAGTTACCATGGATGCAAATCCTCCCAACATGCATGCTAAACTTGCTACCATTCGTAATACTACGAGTTCTCATCTCCTGGTCAGACATATTACTCCCTACCACACCTGATTATCTGGATGCTTTGGTAACAGCTCATAATCAGTGGACACAAGTTACTCACTCATTTATTGATGCAGTTATGGGCCatgaaaatcaatcaaattatCCCGTTGGGCAAATTCTTGATTTTCGTACCCTTGGTAGGATGGCTTCTGATGTTGAACAGATTTTGGTTCGTGCTCCAATACGTTCACTCAAATTATTGCAGCAGTATTCATGTTTTCGTGCCATGGAGGCTGACTATCAGGTACTCGTTAGGAAACGATGTTCTTGA